In Drosophila miranda strain MSH22 chromosome Y unlocalized genomic scaffold, D.miranda_PacBio2.1 Contig_Y3_pilon, whole genome shotgun sequence, a single window of DNA contains:
- the LOC117194371 gene encoding uncharacterized protein LOC117194371 has protein sequence MVTEPRSVEPKVSTKEAQCQSSDCETSQQEPVSQVSSPKGARVGIFNAEDFLSRAQMNDKINNILSSPTKPPNGVRQRSVYTNNPSPQASLRVGMTWGQLSQRMSNISLSSGTDSVGHMDRGSSSSLASSATVGTNTITSGISKECANYPIGSQSARPYVQLPGIHISNPPQYGPGNMQEIDAGKMAHNGKALTGRYNATPTYGFDNEQNYCLNSQQLPSPMPPPPYALARVSSTRNFELENHTPPACPGSGPIAMTNGTIQLRLRDGVRIDMTLDKAVRVLNQRSMVAVALSRNCSNSALIHPNGRILQSGAKVEIVTYDGMKGNNFVRYAKMWYKGVSFTSEACALIYLVDTAGTRTTTDTFTDLTKDYTLAVFYDDSRHGPSYMAEAHDVIANSAYTCTEDGTEIYDINGFRITQAADGLVKVTRVDNKCLIRTSPGNGSATLTTPGIHCTASLGKTSHLFVRRNEKRMHFDGSCFIVRNARHSAGFNENNLLIVY, from the exons ATGGTCACCGAGCCGAGGTCCGTTGAGCCCAAGGTCAGCaccaaggaggcgcagtgccagtcatcggactgcgagacttcccagcaggagccggtctcgcaagtaagcagcccgaagggcgcccgtgtggggatcttcaatgccgaggacttcttgtcgcgtgctcagatgaacgacaaaatcaacaacatcTTGAGCTCGCCCACCAAGCCGCCCAACGGTGTGCGCCAGCGCTCCGTctacaccaacaacccatcgCCG CAAGCAAGCTTGCGTGTCGGCATGACTTGGGGGCAGCTGTCCCAACGCATGAGCAACATCTCGCTGTCCTCCGGCACGGACTCCGTGGGCCACATGGatcgcggcagcagctccagtctcGCTAGCAGCGCCACCGTTGGCACCAACACCATCACCAGCGGCATTTCCAAGGAGTGCGCCAATTACCCCATCGGCAGTCAGTCGGCCCGTCCATACGTCCAACTGCCGGGCATACACATTTCCAACCCTCCCCAGTACGGGCCAGGGAATATGCAGGAAATAGACGCTGGCAAAATGGCGCACAACGGCAAGGCACTCACAGGGCGCTacaatgccacgcccacctatgGCTTCGACAACGAGCAGAACTACTGCCTG AATTCCCAACAGTTGCCGTCTCCAATGCCCCCTCCACCATACGCCTTGGCACGCGTGAGCAGCACACGCAACTTCGAGCTCGAGAACCACACACCGCCGGCATGTCCCGGCTCTGGACCCATTGCCATGACGAACGGCACCATCCAGTTGCGCCTCCGCGATGGCGTGCG CATTGACATGACTCTGGACAAGGCGGTGCGCGTGCTCAATCAGCGCAGCATGGTGGCAGTTGCTCTATcacgcaactgcagcaactcggctttgatccaccccaatggacgcatcttgcagagcggcgctaaagtcgaaatagtcacctacgacggcatgaagggcaataactttgT TCGCTATGCCAAGATGTGGTACAAGGGTGTGAGCTTCACCAGCGAGGCGTGCGCTCTCATCTACCTGGTGGACACAGCCGGGACGCGCACCACAACCGACACTTTCACCGATCTGACCAAGGACTACACCCTGGCAGTGTTCTATGA CGACTCGCGCCATGGTCCTTCTTATATGGCTGAAGCCCATGACGTGATTGCCAACTCAGCTTACACCTGTACCGAGGATGGCACTGAGATCTATGACATAAACGGATTTCGCATCACCCAGGCAGCCGATGGCCTGGTGAAGGTCACTCGTGTGGACAACAAGTGCTTGATTCGCACCAGTCCCGGCAATGGATCGGCCACTTTGACCACACCTGGCATCCATTGCACTGCCTCTCTGGGCAAGACCTCGCATCTGTTTGTTCG TCGCAATGAGAAGCGCATGCACTTCGATGGATCCTGTTTCATTGTACGCAACGCCAGACACTCCGCCGGCTTCAATGAGAACAACCTGCTCATTGTCTACTGA
- the LOC117194618 gene encoding uncharacterized protein LOC117194618 has protein sequence MVTEPRSVEPKVSTKEAHQRMSNISLSSGTDSVGHMDRGSSSSLASSATVGTNTITSGISKECANYPVRSQSARPYVQLPGIHISNPPQYGPGNMQEIDAGKMAHNGKALTGRYNATPTYGFDNEQNYCLNSQQLPSPMPPPPYALARVSSTRNFELENHTPPACPGSGPIAMTNGTIQLRLRDGVRIDMTLDKAVRVLNQRSMVAVALSRNCSHSALIHPNGRILQSGAKVEIVTYDGMKGNNFVRYAKMWYKGVSFTSEACALIYLVDTAGTRTTTDTFTDLTKDYTLAVFYDDSRHGPSYMAEAHDVIANSAYTCTEDGTEIYDISGFRITQAADGLVKVTRVDNKCLIRTSPGNGSATLTTPGIHCTASLGKTSHLFVRRNEKRMHFDGSCFIVRNAGHSAGFNENNLLIVY, from the exons ATGGTCACCGAGCCGAGGTCCGTTGAGCCCAAGGTCAGCaccaaggaggcgca ccaacgcatgagcaacatctcgctgtcctccggcacggactccgtgggccacatggatcgcggcagcagctccagtctcGCTAGCAGCGCCACCGTTGGCACCAACACCATCACCAGCGGCATTTCCAAGGAGTGCGCCAATTACCCCGTCCGCAGTCAGTCGGCCCGTCCATACGTCCAACTGCCGGGCATACACATTTCCAACCCTCCCCAGTACGGGCCAGGGAATATGCAGGAAATAGACGCTGGCAAAATGGCGCACAACGGCAAGGCACTCACAGGGCGCTacaatgccacgcccacctatgGCTTCGACAACGAGCAGAACTACTGCCTG AATTCCCAACAGTTGCCGTCTCCAATGCCCCCTCCACCATACGCCTTGGCACGCGTGAGCAGCACACGCAACTTCGAGCTCGAGAACCACACACCGCCGGCATGTCCCGGCTCTGGACCCATTGCCATGACGAACGGCACCATCCAGTTGCGCCTCCGCGATGGCGTGCG CATTGACATGACTCTGGACAAGGCGGTGCGCGTGCTCAATCAGCGCAGCATGGTGGCAGTTGCTCTATCACGCAACTGCAGCCACTCGGCTTTGATCCACCCCAATGGACGCATCTTGCAGAGCGGCGCTAAAGTCGAAATAGTCACCTACGACGGCATgaagggcaataactttgT TCGCTATGCCAAGATGTGGTACAAGGGTGTAAGCTTCACCAGCGAGGCGTGCGCTCTCATCTACCTGGTGGACACAGCCGGGACGCGCACCACAACCGACACTTTCACCGATCTGACCAAGGACTACACCCTGGCAGTGTTCTATGA CGACTCGCGCCATGGTCCCTCTTATATGGCTGAAGCCCATGACGTGATTGCCAACTCAGCTTACACCTGTACCGAGGATGGCACTGAGATCTATGACATAAGCGGATTTCGCATCACCCAGGCAGCCGATGGCCTGGTAAAGGTCACTCGTGTGGACAACAAGTGCTTGATTCGCACCAGTCCCGGCAATGGATCGGCCACTTTGACCACACCTGGCATCCATTGCACTGCCTCTCTGGGCAAGACCTCGCATCTGTTTGTTCG tcgcaatgagaagcgcatgcacttcgatggatcctgtttcattgtacgcaacgccggacactccgccggcttcaatgagaacaacctgctcattgtctactga